A section of the Gallus gallus isolate bGalGal1 chromosome 4, bGalGal1.mat.broiler.GRCg7b, whole genome shotgun sequence genome encodes:
- the GJB1 gene encoding gap junction beta-1 protein yields the protein MNWAGLYAVLSGVNRHSTAIGRIWLSVIFIFRIMVLVVAAESVWGDEKSAFTCNTQQPGCNSVCYDHFFPISHIRLWALQLILVTTPALLVAMHVAYQQHQEKKLLVMTGHGDAKHLEEVKKHKMRIAGSLWWTYVCSVVFRLIFEAVFMYLFYMIYPGYQMVRLVKCEAYPCPNTVDCFVSRPTEKTIFTVFMLVTSSVCIVLNMAELVYLVVRACTRHSHHNSNPSSGKGSFYGHKISSEYKQNEINQLLSEQDGSLKDMLRRNPGLQEKGDRCSAC from the coding sequence ATGAACTGGGCCGGCCTCTACGCGGTGCTGAGCGGGGTGAACCGCCACTCCACCGCCATCGGGCGCATCTGGCTCTCCGTCATCTTCATCTTCAGGATCATGGTGCTGGTGGTGGCGGCCGAGAGCGTCTGGGGGGACGAGAAGTCCGCCTTCACCTGCAACACGCAGCAGCCGGGCTGCAACAGCGTCTGCTACGACCACTTCTTCCCCATCTCTCACATCCGCCTGTGGGCCCTGCAGCTCATCCTGGTCACCACGCCGGCCCTGCTCGTGGCCATGCACGTGGCctaccagcagcaccaggagaaGAAGCTGCTGGTGATGACGGGCCACGGGGACGCCAAGCACCTGGAGGAGGTGAAGAAGCACAAGATGCGCATCGCGGGATCGCTGTGGTGGACGTACGTCTGCAGCGTGGTCTTCCGGCTGATCTTCGAGGCCGTCTTCATGTACCTCTTCTACATGATCTACCCCGGCTACCAGATGGTGCGGCTGGTCAAGTGCGAGGCCTACCCCTGCCCCAACACCGTCGACTGCTTCGTCTCGCGGCCCACCGAGAAGACCATCTTCACCGTCTTCATGCTGGTCACCTCCAGCGTCTGCATCGTGCTCAACATGGCCGAGTTGGTCTACCTGGTGGTGCGGGCCTGCACGCGCCACAGCCACCACAACTCCAACCCTTCCTCGGGGAAAGGCTCCTTCTACGGCCACAAGATCTCCTCTGAGTACAAGCAGAACGAGATCAACCAGCTGCTGAGCGAGCAGGACGGATCCCTCAAGGACATGCTGCGCCGCAACCCCGGCCTGCAGGAGAAGGGCGACCGCTGCTCCGCCTGCTGA
- the LOC428702 gene encoding gap junction alpha-3 protein-like has product MGDWSLLGRLLENAQEHSTVVGKVWLTVLFVFRILVLGAAAERVWGDELAGFSCDTQQPGCQNACYDSTFPISHLRFWVLQIIFVSTPSLVYLGHILHLAHLEEKAQQQAAARGGGGARRQQGQPRIPTRDTWGRVRMRGAILRTYVCSVIFKALFETGFIAGQYALYGLELKPLYTCSRWPCPNTVNCYISRPTEKTIFILFMLGVACVSLLLNLVEIYHLGLTKCRQRPRPRSRILPGPGGLAGSHGARFTLPGGGNPMDASRPHLAPLGKAGAWLGVASGSRGKARAGDLAV; this is encoded by the coding sequence ATGGGGGACTGGAGCCTGCTGGGGAGGCTGCTGGAGAACGCCCAGGAGCACTCCACGGTGGTGGGGAAGGTTTGGCTCACCGTCCTCTTCGTCTTCCGCATCCTGGTGCTGGGGGCGGCCGCGGAACGGGTGTGGGGTGACGAGCTGGCCGGCTTCTCCTGCGACACGCAGCAGCCCGGCTGCCAGAACGCCTGCTACGACAGCaccttccccatctcccaccTGCGCTTCTGGGTCCTGCAGATCATCTTCGTCTCCACCCCCAGCCTGGTGTACCTGGGCCACATCCTGCACCTGGCGCACCTGGAGGAGAAGGCGCAGCAGCAGGCGGCGGCGCGGGgtggcggcggggcccggcggcagcagggacagccccGGATCCCAACACGGGACACCTGGGGCCGGGTCCGCATGCGTGGGGCCATCCTGAGGACGTACGTCTGCAGCGTCATCTTCAAGGCTCTCTTTGAGACGGGCTTCATTGCGGGGCAGTACGCCTTGTACGGGCTTGAGCTGAAACCCCTCTACACCTGCAGCCGCTGGCCCTGCCCCAACACCGTCAACTGCTACATCTCCCGGCCCACCGAGAAGACCATCTTCATCCTCTTCATGCTGGGGGTGGCCTGCGTGTCTCTGCTGCTCAACCTGGTAGAGATTTACCACCTGGGCCTCACCAAGTGCCGGCAGCGGCCACGTCCCAGATCCCGCATCCTGCCCGGCCCTGGTGGCCTTGCGGGGTCACACGGTGCCCGCTTCACCTTGCCTGGTGGTGGCAACCCCATGGATGCCAGCAGACCCCACCTGGCACCCCTGGGGAAGGCTGGTGCGTGGCTGGGGGTGGCCAGCGGGTCCCGTGGGAAGGCGCGAGCTGGGGACCTGGCAGTGTGA